In the genome of Mytilus edulis chromosome 3, xbMytEdul2.2, whole genome shotgun sequence, one region contains:
- the LOC139514854 gene encoding complement C1q-like protein 3, whose product MIFIFGLVFFQLMMMATADCSPKLDNAVVEDLFAMLVKYKGEFRNYRKWRDIPAFTASLSASQTINANDVVKFDKVWTNNGNHYNAKTGIFQAAREGLYHVSATVMSTQGKTVHVRIWQNENKTVGLYPGTGFSEATANMVLHLKKGDKVTVKGGGGHTALFGNSEHYSMFSAYLIA is encoded by the exons ATGATCTTTATTTTTGGACTTGTTTTCTTTCAACTTATGATGATGGCTACAGCAGACTGCAGTCCAAAACTTG atAATGCAGTAGTTGAAGACCTTTTTGCAATGTTAGTTAAATATAAAGGAG AATTTAGAAACTACAGAAAATGGAGAGATATTCCTGCCTTTACTGCATCTTTATCAGCTTCTCAGACTATCAATGCTAATGATGTAGTAAAGTTTGATAAAGTTTGGACAAACAATGGTAACCACTACAATGCTAAAACGGGAATTTTCCAAGCTGCAAGAGAAGGCCTGTACCATGTTTCAGCTACAGTCATGTCTACACAGGGAAAAACTGTGCATGTTCGCATTTGGCAGAATGAAAATAAGACAGTTGGATTGTATCCTGGTACTGGCTTCAGCGAGGCTACTGCTAACATGGTGTTACATTTAAAGAAAGGGGACAAAGTAACAGTGAAAGGTGGTGGCGGTCATACTGCTCTGTTCGGCAATTCTGAACACTACAGTATGTTCTCTGCTTATCTTATAGCATAA
- the LOC139515247 gene encoding uncharacterized protein, with protein MLHKDIIWTFNPPYASHRGGAWERMIRSTRNIFKALINQQLLSDEQLLTFMAETERIMNDRPITAISDDCRDLPVLTPNMLLLMKSNTSTPQGVFDKKDIYAKRWWKQIQHLANEFWKRWLREYLPTLHQRRKWQREERDVEIDDIVLVADERIQRGQWPLGRIVEVTRSRDGHIRSCVVKTSQSHILRPINKLCLLECSK; from the coding sequence ATGCTACACAAGGACATTATTTGGACATTTAATCCACCATATGCAAGTCACCGCGGTGGTGCATGGGAACGAATGATTCGTTCAACAAGGAACATTTTTAAAGCACTGATCAATCAACAACTACTTAGCGATGAACAATTACTGACATTTATGGCCGAAACTGAGCGTATTATGAATGATAGACCGATAACAGCAATAAGTGACGATTGTCGTGATTTACCAGTTTTAACGCCAAATATGCTATTATTGATGAAGAGCAACACGTCAACACCACAAGGTGTGTTTGACAAAAAGGATATATATGCAAAACGTTGGTGGAAACAAATACAACACCTAGCGAATGAATTCTGGAAACGTTGGTTGAGGGAATACTTACCAACCCTACATCAAAGAAGAAAATGGCAGAGGGAAGAACGAGATGTTGAAATAGACGATATTGTTTTAGTTGCTGATGAACGTATACAGAGAGGACAATGGCCTTTAGGTAGAATAGTCGAGGTCACAAGGAGCCGTGATGGTCACATCCGTAGCTGCGTGGTCAAAACTAGTCAGTCACATATTTTGAGACCTATAAATAAACTATGCTTACTCGAGTGTTCTAAATAG
- the LOC139516466 gene encoding E3 ubiquitin-protein ligase TRIM71-like: MASKVLICDPCSRLNKSTEAIKFCTDCDDALCTDCTTAHSALKITISHNVVDASVLTGRAFNLKKYCNDHQEMPFEFFCTDHDCLLCRSCMANTHRTCGKILPIDVAAKGVKSSVMFDDMSKDIAALRDSSKELVEDRQRNQKRVGQTKKLILQKITKFRKKINKHLDKLEKKLSADVEVMERELEQKASKGLIEAETRAKEIEYIWEQVKILTEHGSESQMLILLNAVRLEITKQSTNLKELMMSLETNGFDFENIDLVSAISSIGSVKGTSFPCSVPYQPPKHMQAQMQQNHEEAPTRSEFEKKIDVPSGRITCIAVTDNGFIMCNDMLDSFKDNVIAYTKTGEKYKSCTVSNRVYGIAIIPNTEEAVVSLPEAKIIQFVKLSSMMTGRQLQVTIKDMFMYGIAVVRDTIIVSGSSGNVYFIEKMKGKCLKTFTIGTGSICSFLPIISAGSAAPFKTSAAPSLTNDWSAYTDDWSTSAVDSSAIPVATTRTTNWGGNSAEDWSVSGADDWSV; the protein is encoded by the coding sequence ATGGCATCTAAGGTGCTTATATGTGACCCATGTTCTAGACTGAATAAATCCACTGAAGCCATAAAGTTTTGCACAGATTGTGACGATGCGCTATGTACAGATTGCACTACTGCCCACAGTGCTCTAAAGATTACTATTTCTCATAACGTGGTTGATGCGTCTGTTTTAACTGGCCGTgctttcaatttgaaaaaatactgCAACGATCATCAAGAAATGCCTTTCGAATTTTTCTGTACAGATCATGATTGCTTACTTTGCCGATCATGTATGGCCAATACACATCGTACTTGTGGTAAAATTTTACCGATAGATGTCGCTGCAAAAGGGGTTAAGTCTTCAGTTATGTTTGATGATATGAGTAAGGATATTGCTGCTTTACGAGACTCATCAAAGGAACTAGTTGAGGACAGACAGAGGAACCAAAAACGAGTCGGACAGACTAAAAAATTGATACTACAAAAGATAacaaagtttagaaaaaaaattaataagcaTCTGGATAAATTGGAAAAGAAACTTTCCGCTGATGTGGAGGTTATGGAGAGGGAACTTGAGCAAAAAGCATCGAAAGGGCTAATTGAAGCAGAAACGAGAGCAAAAGAGATAGAATATATCTGGGAACAAGTTAAGATTCTTACTGAACACGGTTCTGAAAGTCAGATGCTTATCCTCCTAAATGCAGTAAGATTGGAAATTACAAAACAATCAACAAATCTTAAGGAGCTGATGATGTCACTAGAAACAAATGGCTTcgattttgaaaatatagatTTGGTATCTGCCATTAGCTCCATTGGATCAGTGAAAGGTACGTCCTTTCCATGTTCCGTTCCATACCAGCCTCCTAAACATATGCAGGCACAAATGCAACAAAATCATGAAGAAGCACCAACAAGGTCTGagtttgaaaagaaaattgatGTTCCCTCGGGCAGAATCACGTGTATAGCTGTTACTGATAATGGATTTATAATGTGTAATGATATGCTAGATAGCTTTAAAGATAATGTGATAGCATACACGAAGACTGGCGAAAAGTATAAATCGTGCACTGTCTCCAATAGGGTGTATGGTATAGCTATTATACCAAACACAGAAGAAGCAGTTGTTAGTTTGCCTGAGGCCAAGATTATTCAATTTGTAAAGTTATCAAGCATGATGACTGGTAGACAACTTCAAGTTACCATTAAGGACATGTTTATGTATGGCATTGCAGTCGTACGTGATACAATAATTGTAAGTGGGAGCTCTGgtaatgtttatttcattgagaaaatgAAAGGGAAATGTCTTAAAACTTTTACAATTGGTACAGGTTCCATTTGTTCATTTCTGCCAATTATAAGCGCAGGATCTGCTGCTCCATTTAAAACCAGTGCAGCCCCTTCACTCACTAATGACTGGTCTGCATATACCGACGACTGGTCTACTAGTGCCGTCGACTCGTCTGCTATTCCTGTTGCAACAACACGCACAACCAACTGGGGCGGAAACAGTGCTGAAGACTGGTCTGTAAGTGGTGCCGACGACTGGTctgtttaa